The following is a genomic window from Effusibacillus pohliae DSM 22757.
CAGCAGAGAGATGATGTTTTCAAGCGTCGAACATACATCCGCATACGACAATCGCAACGGATCGTAAAATACGGTTACCGTTGTAAACGCCGGAATATACTCGACCATTCCGGGAAACGGACATTCATCCAAATACCCGGCCAACGCTTTTACCTTGCGGTGGGTTACGAGATCAATTGTGTTCGCGAATTCGACGACCACCGCGGAGTCGCCCAGCGGAACGAATTGAAGCGCTGCTTTGGCCGTCACTGTCTCACCCCCTGTTTTGACTGGATGGCTTCCCGGCGCGTCAGAACGTCTGGCCTGTGCCTGTCCAGCCCAATTTGCGCGAGATTTCATGCGCCGCCCCCATCACTTTTTTGGTCAGAGCGGGCAAATGTTCTGGTTGAAAGCGGGTGGTCGGACCGGCGATGCTAAGGCCAGCCGCCACCCGGCCGCGGTGATCAAAAATCGGCGCCGCCACGGCGGACGAATCGTTTTCCAGTTCGGAGTGACTGACCGAAAATCCGGTTTTCCGCGATTCCTCCAAAACGGATCGCAGCGACTCCCGATCGGTGATCGTTCCCGCTCCGATCGGTTTCAGTTCAATCTGATTGAGGTATCGTTCCCGCTCCGCATCGGGCAGAAAAGCGAGCAAAATCCGCGGGCAGGCCCCCGCATACAACGGAGCTCTCCGGCCGATCGCGGTATACACTCGTACGGGCTGGTGGGTGTCCACTTTTTCGATATAAATCGCTTCGTTGCCGTCCCGTACGATCAAGTTGACAGCCTCGGCCACCTCGTCCCGCAACCGCCGCATCACCGGCAGTGCGACATGCCGGATGTCCAGCCGCTCAGCCACCAACTGGCCAAATTGCAGAAACTTCAGCCCGAGTGTGTATTTTCCCGCCTGGTCCCTCGTCAGAAAGCCCATCTCTTCAAGTGAACCGACCATCCGGTGGACGGAGGTTTTTGGGAGATTCGACAATTCCGCCATTTCGTGCAGGGTTAACCGGTCATTGGCGAGGAACAGGTTGAGGAGTTCCATCGATTTAATGACCGTTTTGTTTTTGTGCTGTTTGTTTTGGGACTGCATGCCGATCCCTCGTTCCGAAATTCGGAATTTTGATTCCGAATTTTATATCCTTTACAAAAATAGTACGACTCTTGGCGCAAAAAAACAAGAGGAGAATTTCCCCTTTTCCAAGAGAAACTCTCCTCGGAAGAATACTTTCCTCTTCATTATGGACGGTTTTCCTAATTTATATGGACCGGCTCAATAGCCCGCGCCGGCCGACCGGTTTCCTTGCACGATCGCAACCGACGCGCTGGCTCCGATGCGGGTGGCGCCGGCTGCCAACATGGCCAATGCAGCTTCCCGCGTCCGGATGCCGCCGGATGCTTTGACTCCCATCCGCGGTCCGACTGCCGCCCGCATCAGTGCAATATCCTCTTTGGTTGCCCCGCCGCTGCTGAACCCGGTCGAAGTTTTCACATAATCGGCGCCCGCCTGCTTCGCCAGCAAGCATGCGGCAATCTTCTCTTTCTCTGTCAAGAGGCTGGTCTCAATAATCACTTTCACCAGTGCTTGTCCGTTTGCCGCCCGGACAACCGCCCGGATGTCTTCCAGGACGGCCCGGTAATCGCCCGCTTTCAGCAGGCCTACCGGAATCACCATATCCACTTCGGTGGCGCCGTTTGCGATCGCATTTTCCGTTTCAAACGCTTTCACGGGCGATCCGGTCGCTCCCAGCGGAAAACCGATCACCGTGCACACTTTCACCCCGCTTCCGGTCAGTTCGTCAGCCGCAAGCGGCACATACACCGGATTTACGCAGACGGACGCAAACTGGAATTGTTTTGCCTCCCGGCAGAGCTGCTTCACCTGATCCGGGGTTGCATCCGGTTTCAACAAGGTATGGTCGATTGCAGAGGCCAATTTTTCTGGCGGAAGCGGAACAAATTCTCCTGTTTCCGATTGGATCGGCCCGATAACCGATTCCAGCTTGCTGCGAATTTCCTCAATCTGTTGCTTCATGACACGTCTCCCTCCAGCCTTTTGATCGCCCGTTCCAGAATCACGTTATTGTTTTCGTATCCCCGTTCCGCATGAACTTGCAGGGCCTCGTCAACGGGAAACCAGAACACGTCTCGGATCTCTTCCTCCTGCGCTTTGGTTTCGCCGGAAACGGCTTGCATCAGGTAATAGGTGACCTCTTTCGTAACGGTTCCTTTACCCGGCACATCAAAATCAAACGAAATCACGCCGAGCGGATCGCCGACAATTTTCGCCTGAATCCCTGTTTCTTCCGCCACTTCCCGCAGGGCCGCCTGTTTTTGCGTCTCCCCTTCTTCCAAATGGCCCTTGGGCAAAGTCATTTTTCCAAACCGGTCATGGATTAGGAGCAGCTCGATCCGGCCGTCGATTTCCCGATAAACCACTCCTCCTGCCGAATACTCTTTCATTCCGCCACCTCCGCTTCAAACATTATAAGTGAGCTGCATCAGATTGACAACGAACGAGTACTTCCCTTCTCAAGTACGTTTTCCGTTGCCGCTTGCGGCAATTCCAGCAACCAATGGAGCGGGCGCATCGAAAATCATGGCTAAGTAAAAGAGAAAACCCCGCTCCACTCGACGCCGTCGGTGCACCACCAAAGCGACGAGCAGCTTTGATGAGGCCCCGAAACAGCGTCCGGGCGGGGGAAAAAATAGACTTACGCTTGCACCATGTCCAGCGGAATCAGACCGGTCGGCACGCTTTCCGTCGCCGCGGCAGGCTGAAACGTCACTTGTTCGACAAAGGTCCCCTGCGAAACGTCCGCTTTCGCCTCGTCCAGCCGCACGGACACGATTTGTCCGAGCATGTCCGGGTGTCCGCGGAATGCGATTTTGATATAGTTGTCCGAATAGCCTTCGAGCATCCCTTCCGCATTGATCTCTTCCGGAATCACTTCCAGAACCTGCCCGACATACCTCGCCGAATACTCGACCTGCAGCCGGTTGGCCAGCTCGATCAATTTCGCGACGCGGGCTTCCTTTACCGCTTCCGGCACCTGGTCTTTGTATTTGGCAGCCGGCGTCCCTTTCCGCTTCGAATACGGGAAGACGTGCAGGTCGGCAAACCGCTGATCCTTGACGAAGTTGTACGTTTCTGCAAAATGGTCGTCCGTTTCGCCCGGGAAGCCGACGATCACGTCGCTGGTGATCGCCAGATCCGGCAGCGCTTTCCGCAGTTCCACCAGTTTCGCGGCAAACTCCTCGACCGTGTATTTCCGGTTCATCCGGTCGAGCACATAGTTGGAACCGGACTGCAGCGGAATGTGCAGATGGCGGCAGACTTTTTCCGAACGGGTGAGGACTTCCAGCATTTTGCCGTCGATTTCGCTCGCTTCGATCGAAGAAATCCGAATCCGGCGCAGGCCCTCCACTTTCTCAAGGTCGACCAGCAAATCGGCCAGTGTGTAGCCGTCCAGGTCATCCCCGTAACCGCCGGTGTGTATGCCGGACAGGACGATTTCGCGATAGCCCGCTGCCACCAGTTTTTCCGCTTGTTTGATCACGTTCTCCGGCTTCCGGCTGCGGATAAATCCGCGCGAGTACGGAATGATGCAGAACGTGCAGAAGTTATTGCAGCCTTCCTGGATTTTCAGAAATGCGCGAGTGTGCCCCTGGAACTCCGGCACGTCCAGCTCTTCAAATTCCCGCTGCGAGCGGACGGAAGACACGAATTTGAGCGGTTTCTTTTCTTCCTGCACTTTCTCGACCAGGTCGACGATCTGCTCCCGGTGTTGTGTTCCGATCACCAAATCGACACCGGGAATCGCCAAAATCTCATCGGGCGCCATTTGCGCATAGCAGCCGGTGACGACCACCGTCGCGTGTTCGTTGCGGCGGATCGCGCGGCGGATCATCTGCCGCGATTTTTTGTCGCCCGTATCGGTCACGGTGCACGTATTGATCACGTACACGTCGGCGATGTCGTGAAAATCGACCTGCGTGTACCCGCGCCGCTTGAACAGCTGCCAGATCGCTTCCGTGTCGTACGAATTCACCTTGCAGCCCAGCGTGTGAAATGCCACTGTTGACATCCGTTTCACCCTCCCATCTGTCCAAAATGGTATAAAATGATCGCGGCAGCCACCAGCCCCGCGGTTTCAGTCCGTAATATGCGAGGGCCCAATGTGATAATGCGGGCCCCGTGTTCTTCCGCAAGCGCAACTTCCTGCGGCGCAAAGCCGCCCTCCGGCCCGATCAGAAGCGCGACCGACCGGGGCAATCGGGGGGTGTCGCCGCCGATCACTCGCCGGTCATCGACGTCCTGCTGTTCGGATGCACCGCCAGCTGTAAACGTGTTCAGCGCCGACCGCAAACCAACGCCGGACTGCCCTTCGTACGCCAGCAAAATCAGATCGTGCGAAGCAGCCTGTTCGGCCAGCCACTGCCGCAGGGAAACCACGTCCGCGATGTGCGGAATCACAAGGCGATGCGCCTGTTCCGCTGCTTCTTTGGCAATCCGCTGCCAGCGTTCGCGGCGCTTGCTCTCTTTTTTTGCATCATACTGAACGATTGTGCGTTCCGTTTCGACTGGCACAAAACAGGCGATGCCCAGTTCCGTCCCTTTTTGCACAATCAGATCCATTTTATCACTTTTCGGCAGTCCCTGGACCAGCGTAAGTTTTACCTCCGGTTCCACTTTTTCGGCGAGCGTTTCGACGATCTCACCGACCACCTGGCCGGAAGCGAATTCGGTCAATCGCACGCGATACGACCGGCCCAAACCATCGGCGCAAATCACCTCTGCGCCAGGCTGCAGCCGCAACACGCGCGTGATATGTTTCACATCGTCGCCCGTGATCCGCACCTGCCCGGCTTCGATCGCTTCCGGCGAAACAAAATATCGCTGCATGTCGGCCTCCCGCTCTTTTTCCGAATCCTACAGGCCGTTTTTCCCGCCAAGGGGCGTTTTTTCCGCCACCAGCACGGTCCAATCCTGCTCGGTGAGCATTTCCCTGACGGCAAACCCTTGTTGTTCCATCTGCCCGCGCACCCAGTCCGCTTTTTCCTGGATAATGCCGGACGCGATGAACAGCCCGCCCGGCTCGAGCACCCTGCAGGCGTCCGGGATCATGCGGACCACGATGTCCGCCAGAATGTTCGCGACCACGAGAGAAAATGGACCGTCGATCCCCCGCAGCAAATCGTTTGCCCGCACGGCCACACGGTCGTCGACATGGTTCTGCGCCACATTTTCCCGCGCCACCTTGACGGCGACCGGGTCCAAATCGAGCGCCAGCACCTGCTCGGCGCCCAATTTTGCACAAGCGATCGAGAGAATCGCGGTGCCGGTTCCGACATCCACCACGCGCGCGTTGGCAGGGAGCCATTTTTCCAGCATCCGCAGGCACAAAACGGTGGTCGGATGGGTGCCGGTGCCAAATGCCATGCCGGGATCAAGCTCGATGATGATTTCTCCGGGAGCGGCCTCATACGGCTCCCACGTGGGTTTAATCGTCAGCCGGTCAGTCACCCGCACCGGTTTGAAAAATTGTTTCCACGCGTTGGCCCAGTCTTCTTCGTCCACTTCGCGGGTCGCGACTTCACCGCGCCCGGGATCAAGCCCATACCCGGTGAAGGCAGCCAGCTCCTGTTTGATTTTATTGACCAAAGAAGCGACATCGACCAGTTCCGGGAAGTACGCAGACACGCGGGCACCCTCCGCCGGAACCAGATCATCCGTCACTTCATACCAGTTTCCATAAGGATTGTTGCGAACCACGTCCAGATCATTGCGGTCTTCAATCGCCACGCCGGCGGCGCCAAGCCGCGTCAGCAGTTCCGACACCGCTTCGCTCGCCTCGTGACTGGTCCAAACTGTCACTTCCGTCCACTTCACATGAAATCCTCCATTGCGCATCGCAGCTCGGCTCCATTCCGCGCCGCGGCGCAGGTTTAAGCTGTCTGAGTCACGCTTTGACAGCCCGGCGGCCGAAAAGCCACATTTCATCATACATCAAGTGGCGGGGAAAATCAATTTTATTGAACAGGAACGTCGCTCACGCTCTCCTGCTCAATCCGTATTCGGTATCGTTCCATCAAACGGAGCACTTCGCGCCAATCCGCATACCGCGGATCTTCCAGCATCGTCTTTATTTTCGATAAATAGGCGGGATCCGTGGGAACCGCCCCGTCTTTGTATTTCATCAACGTTGCGCCGTCCATCAATATCGGCCGCAGTTGCGGGAAATAATTCGTCTTCAGATATTCAAAGATGCGAATGCCGCCCAAATCGATGTCACCCCAGTGGCAAACCGACATGTCCGGTTGATGGCGCTGCAAATAACCGGCCAATTTTTCAAGAAAAATTTGCAAGGTACGGTGCGGAAACCCGCCGATATACACGACCAACTCCTGCCGGTCGGCCCGCCGCTGCACCCATTGATGGTAACTGGTCAGATTCTCGATCGTCACAACTCGTTCCGCGCGCACCGAGAAGATCTCCATCCCCTTGACAGTTTCAGCCGACAGCCCTACTCCGCCGAAAAATCCCTCTGTGGCCACAGTCCGTCCCTGCACCTGACAGTCCAGCGCACCAGAAAGCCAAACGCTTTTTGGATTGTCGACGATGCCGATGCTGTCAAGATACTCCTCATCCGTCTCCAATTCCGTATCGCCGTATTTTTTGAGCAGTGACAGGAGGCGTTTCTGGACATGCCGTTCAAAATATTTGCTGTCCCGGAACAACTCCTGGCTGAGCAACCGCTTTGGCTTTCCTGTATTTTCAATCCCGGTCAGCGCGAGCAGCACTTTCACCAAACCTTCATATCCTTCCGGATCGTCCAAATCCAAGCCGCCGCTGCTGCGTT
Proteins encoded in this region:
- a CDS encoding IclR family transcriptional regulator, with the translated sequence MQSQNKQHKNKTVIKSMELLNLFLANDRLTLHEMAELSNLPKTSVHRMVGSLEEMGFLTRDQAGKYTLGLKFLQFGQLVAERLDIRHVALPVMRRLRDEVAEAVNLIVRDGNEAIYIEKVDTHQPVRVYTAIGRRAPLYAGACPRILLAFLPDAERERYLNQIELKPIGAGTITDRESLRSVLEESRKTGFSVSHSELENDSSAVAAPIFDHRGRVAAGLSIAGPTTRFQPEHLPALTKKVMGAAHEISRKLGWTGTGQTF
- the deoC gene encoding deoxyribose-phosphate aldolase; amino-acid sequence: MKQQIEEIRSKLESVIGPIQSETGEFVPLPPEKLASAIDHTLLKPDATPDQVKQLCREAKQFQFASVCVNPVYVPLAADELTGSGVKVCTVIGFPLGATGSPVKAFETENAIANGATEVDMVIPVGLLKAGDYRAVLEDIRAVVRAANGQALVKVIIETSLLTEKEKIAACLLAKQAGADYVKTSTGFSSGGATKEDIALMRAAVGPRMGVKASGGIRTREAALAMLAAGATRIGASASVAIVQGNRSAGAGY
- a CDS encoding NUDIX hydrolase; translation: MKEYSAGGVVYREIDGRIELLLIHDRFGKMTLPKGHLEEGETQKQAALREVAEETGIQAKIVGDPLGVISFDFDVPGKGTVTKEVTYYLMQAVSGETKAQEEEIRDVFWFPVDEALQVHAERGYENNNVILERAIKRLEGDVS
- the mtaB gene encoding tRNA (N(6)-L-threonylcarbamoyladenosine(37)-C(2))-methylthiotransferase MtaB, which produces MSTVAFHTLGCKVNSYDTEAIWQLFKRRGYTQVDFHDIADVYVINTCTVTDTGDKKSRQMIRRAIRRNEHATVVVTGCYAQMAPDEILAIPGVDLVIGTQHREQIVDLVEKVQEEKKPLKFVSSVRSQREFEELDVPEFQGHTRAFLKIQEGCNNFCTFCIIPYSRGFIRSRKPENVIKQAEKLVAAGYREIVLSGIHTGGYGDDLDGYTLADLLVDLEKVEGLRRIRISSIEASEIDGKMLEVLTRSEKVCRHLHIPLQSGSNYVLDRMNRKYTVEEFAAKLVELRKALPDLAITSDVIVGFPGETDDHFAETYNFVKDQRFADLHVFPYSKRKGTPAAKYKDQVPEAVKEARVAKLIELANRLQVEYSARYVGQVLEVIPEEINAEGMLEGYSDNYIKIAFRGHPDMLGQIVSVRLDEAKADVSQGTFVEQVTFQPAAATESVPTGLIPLDMVQA
- a CDS encoding 16S rRNA (uracil(1498)-N(3))-methyltransferase, with protein sequence MQRYFVSPEAIEAGQVRITGDDVKHITRVLRLQPGAEVICADGLGRSYRVRLTEFASGQVVGEIVETLAEKVEPEVKLTLVQGLPKSDKMDLIVQKGTELGIACFVPVETERTIVQYDAKKESKRRERWQRIAKEAAEQAHRLVIPHIADVVSLRQWLAEQAASHDLILLAYEGQSGVGLRSALNTFTAGGASEQQDVDDRRVIGGDTPRLPRSVALLIGPEGGFAPQEVALAEEHGARIITLGPRILRTETAGLVAAAIILYHFGQMGG
- the prmA gene encoding 50S ribosomal protein L11 methyltransferase; its protein translation is MKWTEVTVWTSHEASEAVSELLTRLGAAGVAIEDRNDLDVVRNNPYGNWYEVTDDLVPAEGARVSAYFPELVDVASLVNKIKQELAAFTGYGLDPGRGEVATREVDEEDWANAWKQFFKPVRVTDRLTIKPTWEPYEAAPGEIIIELDPGMAFGTGTHPTTVLCLRMLEKWLPANARVVDVGTGTAILSIACAKLGAEQVLALDLDPVAVKVARENVAQNHVDDRVAVRANDLLRGIDGPFSLVVANILADIVVRMIPDACRVLEPGGLFIASGIIQEKADWVRGQMEQQGFAVREMLTEQDWTVLVAEKTPLGGKNGL
- a CDS encoding Wadjet anti-phage system protein JetD domain-containing protein is translated as MAQSPGEQQFKTKFQKQVLSFLLEKYERSQAFRTGQPSSQRPQFALKGSPFQKDYFDEMDFRKRVWMNDVLLELERQGLVSLAWAKFQEGSELAKVYLETDSMPKAYSLAGIKPKLAKMERMREILKPLSCHPWEWVKRWWQEADQKLAERSSGGLDLDDPEGYEGLVKVLLALTGIENTGKPKRLLSQELFRDSKYFERHVQKRLLSLLKKYGDTELETDEEYLDSIGIVDNPKSVWLSGALDCQVQGRTVATEGFFGGVGLSAETVKGMEIFSVRAERVVTIENLTSYHQWVQRRADRQELVVYIGGFPHRTLQIFLEKLAGYLQRHQPDMSVCHWGDIDLGGIRIFEYLKTNYFPQLRPILMDGATLMKYKDGAVPTDPAYLSKIKTMLEDPRYADWREVLRLMERYRIRIEQESVSDVPVQ